The following proteins are co-located in the Sphingomonas panacis genome:
- a CDS encoding OmpA family protein yields the protein MRKLAVIIALASTALATPALARDKSWYVGVEGGGMIVEDSKFDIGNVPSASTYKTKTGYDVDGVIGYDLGMFRLESEVAYKFAKGDDYRSSVNSPFVTTPGGFAGPGNYNSPHSHTSALSFMVNGLLDFGDDNGVQGFVGGGVGVARVSMAGVRAGNRAAILDDSDTVFAWQGIAGVRAPLSDHVDISLKYRFFNADNIKLVGVEGASYETRYRSHSLLGGLTYNFGEPAAPPPPPPPPPPPPPPEPTAPPPPPPVVCSPGPFIVFFEWDKSDITAEASSILDNAISQYQSCGNAQVMLAGFTDRSGTPKYNVGLSQRRADSVKAYLSAHSVPETVMTTQAFGEDPAHLRVQTADGVREVQNRRVEITYGPGSGN from the coding sequence ATGCGGAAGCTAGCCGTAATCATCGCGCTTGCCTCCACTGCTCTCGCAACGCCAGCTCTTGCCCGCGATAAGTCGTGGTATGTTGGCGTCGAAGGCGGCGGTATGATCGTCGAAGACTCGAAGTTCGATATCGGCAACGTGCCGTCGGCTTCGACCTACAAGACGAAGACCGGTTACGACGTCGATGGCGTCATCGGTTACGATCTTGGCATGTTCCGGCTTGAAAGCGAAGTCGCTTACAAGTTCGCCAAGGGCGACGACTATCGTTCGTCGGTCAACAGCCCGTTCGTGACCACCCCCGGTGGTTTCGCAGGGCCGGGCAACTACAACAGCCCGCACAGCCACACGTCGGCTCTGAGCTTCATGGTCAACGGCCTGCTCGACTTCGGTGACGACAATGGCGTTCAGGGCTTCGTCGGCGGTGGTGTCGGTGTTGCGCGCGTATCGATGGCGGGCGTTCGCGCCGGCAACCGTGCGGCGATCCTCGACGACAGCGACACGGTCTTCGCCTGGCAGGGCATCGCGGGCGTTCGCGCTCCGCTTTCGGACCATGTCGATATCTCGCTCAAGTATCGTTTCTTCAACGCCGACAACATCAAGCTGGTCGGTGTCGAGGGCGCGAGCTACGAGACGCGCTATCGTTCGCACAGCCTCCTCGGTGGCCTGACGTACAACTTCGGCGAGCCTGCTGCTCCGCCGCCGCCGCCGCCTCCTCCGCCCCCGCCGCCGCCGCCGGAGCCGACTGCTCCGCCGCCGCCGCCTCCGGTGGTCTGCTCGCCTGGTCCGTTCATCGTGTTCTTCGAATGGGACAAGTCGGACATCACGGCAGAAGCGTCGTCGATCCTCGACAACGCCATCAGCCAGTACCAGTCGTGCGGCAACGCGCAGGTCATGCTGGCCGGCTTCACCGATCGCTCGGGCACGCCGAAGTACAACGTCGGTCTGTCGCAGCGTCGCGCGGACTCGGTGAAGGCTTATCTGTCGGCGCATTCGGTCCCCGAGACCGTGATGACCACGCAGGCGTTCGGCGAAGACCCCGCCCATCTGCGCGTTCAGACCGCCGATGGCGTTCGCGAAGTGCAGAACCGTCGCGTGGAAATCACGTACGGTCCGGGTTCGGGCAACTAA